Below is a window of Ochotona princeps isolate mOchPri1 chromosome 19, mOchPri1.hap1, whole genome shotgun sequence DNA.
gagtctgggctgttgcaggcatgtgaagGAATGCCATTTGGGTAGATTTCTGCCTTGACGTAGAAACAAAGCCAGTCCGAGTCATTACAGGGTGAGGGCTGGTGTACAGCCCGAGATGCTGCCATCCTGCGTCAGAGTAACGAttaaagtcctggctgtgctgctccagatccctgctcatacgcctgggaaaacagcagaaggtggcctgcGTGCTTGGCCCTCACCAcccatggcagaggcccaggtggagttcctggctgctggctttggcacAGCCCAGGCCTGATTACTGTGATCATTTGCAGAGAGAGCCAATGGactgaagatctgtctttccttctgtcactctaactttcaaacaaatcttaaaaaaggtagGATCCAGTTCCTCAGACATGAGGCACAGTGTACAGTACGGTTTTGTGTCCCACAATAATGCCATCCAGAGAAGCAGTGGTGTTGCCGCTGGGAAGTCCTACAGCTGAATGCACAGCCAGAGTCCGTGAGAATGTGTCAGTCTCCCACAGTGGGGTATCGGCTGGACAGCCCACAAGCGGTGGACCACTGTGGCAGTGTGTGGTTCTGGGGTTGGTTCAAGTGCCTCTCCATGAGCCCCATGCAAGTTCATCTTGCTAGTGAACTTCCTACCACCATCTGTGAGATGAGGAGGATGCTGTCCAGCTGTGAAAGGAGATTTTGCATGTTGCTCAGGGActccctggggcaggggagggtctGACAAGGCCCTGAGGACGGTGGTTGCAGGGAAGCACTGTATTCTAGAGTTGAGTGCACACAGAGGCTTCAGTCCAGAGACCTGATACAATGGGAACCCTGACTTCGGGGTGAAATTGGGCCCTCATTTAAGTATCTTGGTTTCCCTAACAATAAAAATGGGCTATTCGTATCTCAGAGTGCTGAGGGTTCAATCCGTCAAAGCACCCAGCAGTGTTCTTGACCCATGACAGAACTCTGGAAAAGCTatcctgtcctccctgccctccctgccctcccggGGCCAGGTGTACCTGACACTGAGTGGAGACTCCACAGAAAGCCCCAGCAGTGAGCATGCGTCTCGGGTGAAGGTCTCGCAGATCTCCGCCCAGTGGCTGTTGTCCAGGAGGTGGCAGTAGGGTGACTTCTCCAAGCCCAGCCTCAGATACACAAGACTGCCCATCATCACCTGGATCTCTGCAAGGCAGGGAGTACAGCACAGCTCAGCAGGTGCCGGGTTCCGGGCACAGCCCCCAAAGGGGAAGGCACAGCACAGCTCAATAGGTGCCAGGCTCTGGGTGCAGCCCCCAAAGGGGAAGGCCCAGCACAGCTCAGCAGGTGCCGGGCTCCGGGTGCAGCTCCCTAAGGGGATGGCACAGCACAGCTCAGGTGTCGGGCTCTAGGCACAGCTCCCAAAATGGATGGCACAGAATGCCTCTGTGGGTGATGGACAGGCACGGAAGATAGGCAGAGGAGTCCCCTGACAGCTCTGTATGCTTTTGGTTGTATGGCCAAGCCAGTCTCAGGTTAGTACTGATGTCTGTTCACCAACTCGGGCTTACTGCCCTCCAACATGGCAGATTCCGGGAGGCAGCAGCACCTAGCTAAAATCTGCCATCActgttttttcacatttatttttgaataaaacTGGACAGTACTAAGGGTGTGTGGAgctgaggcaggcaggcagtaaCACTGCAGGTTACTGATGGTTAGCGTCAAACAGCAGCTCGGAATCCTGCTGGGAAGGAAGGGGTCCCCAGGGGAAGCGCTCAGAGTTGAGATCTTGGGGGAACGGAGGTGGTCTGAGATGAAGGGTCTTTGTTCTGGAGTTCACCTTGGAGATAAGAAGGGCTCAAAGCCGTTCTATCAGGGAATGGTGGAGTGATCAGACGGCTGGCTAACACACAGCCCCACCGCCATGCAGAGACTGCACTGCCGTGACTGCCGTGCACCCACCTGCGGCAGCCTGGCACTCACCGCTCTGGTGCAGCTGTGCGAAGGGCTGGAAGTGCCGGGCATAGCTGAGCGCCTCAAGCTGCTTTTCGGGGCCACCTGCCAGGAGGCGGATGAAGTGTAGCCGGTGCAGCTTGAACTCCAGGGAGCTGTTGAGCTCTAGCAGGCGCTGCCTGTGGGACGCGGCCCATCTGGGAAGAGAGGGGCGTGCTTTAGTATGGCCTGCTAGAGGCTAGAAAAGTGAGGCGGACCCTGAGCCAAGACAGGAGACAGATCAGGGACGTGTGGGTGAAACACAGATAAGCCTGGGCCCCGGCAAGTGGGGACAGAATGGCTCCTGGTCCACCCGCAGAGCTCCTTACTCCAATGCAGGCCCCAGGTCTTGCTCGTGCAGAGCTTCCAGGATTCGATTCAGCTCCAGGAAAGGCTTCTTGAAATCCAAGTCCACACTCAGTGTCGATTcctggtggagggagagagaggccccTGTTGGAAGATAATGTTGCCACAATTCTGTCATGCACACAATGAAGCTGTATCCGCCAAAGACAGGCACAAGGAGACACGgtgccctgctggctgcctgggccCTCCTGTTCCCCTTTCACTTCGGAGAGGCCAGTGGGACTGACCCAGAGTGGACTGGcaacccccaccctcacccccgaCCAGAGCACTGGAGACTGTCCCTGGGTCTGACATGAAACCAAGTCTGGTTTTCCCTGACACTGTTCTTCCTGTAAAAGACGTACGTATTTCCTCCAAAGGTAGTGTGACAGAGATTGGCCATCtttactggttctctccccagatggaagggctgaagccaggagcctggaactccatccaggtttcccccactggatggcaggatcccaagtccttaggccattGTCTACTGCCTTCCCGGGCACATCAGAGAGGCAGGGTGCCAGGTAAGGAATGTGGCTTAACCAGCTCCACAACACGTGACCCAGTGAGGCAAGAACTTTGGCACTCCGTGGCTCTTTTTCAATAAACACATATTAGGGCTCAGCTCAAACTGTGGCTGGCAACCAACTATAACTAGACATTAGTTGCTTtacttttcattatatttaaataaagatttcatttatttgaaaggcagagttgcagagtaaGGCAGAggtggaaagagatcttccaacccaCTGGCTCGCTCCTCAAACAGATGCATctgccagagcaaagccagcagccaggagcttcatccaggtttcctgtgtgggtgcagggttccaggcacctgggccatcgtccactgccttccaaggcacagtaggagggagctggatgggaagtggagcagctgggacccaagcccgtgcccatatgagatgctggcacttcaagCAACAGTTTAAGCTGTTATACCACACTGTTGGCCCCTCATAACATATTTTTATAGCTATCTTCTATTTATGGTTTCCCTACTAAAGCAAGtgtatttaaagagaaaaagggaTTTAATGTTAAGAAAACTAACAGGTAAAgagcagagggcctggcacagtagcctagtggttaagagtcctcgctttgcatgcgccaggatcccattatgggcactggtttgtatcccggctgctccacttcccatccagctccctgcttgtggcctggaagggcagtggaggacagcccaaagccttgggatcctgctcctgtgtgggagacctggaagaagctcctgattcctggcttcggattggctgagctccggccactgtggccacttgctgagtgaaccagtggatggaggatattcctctgtgtctctcctgtctgtaaatctgcctttccaatataaataaatcttaagcaagCAAACGCACAAAAGAACAGAACAGGCAGGTTCTCTCGGCCTGGAGTGCCCCACTGGGCCCGCTGGGTGGTGTCACTGTTACCTGGCACAGCTCCTCGGCCACGCTCAGCATGCCCTGCTGGTACAGGTGCTCCACAATGGCCATCTGcaggacctgctgctgctgctcccgcgAGTCCCACACTGCGTCGGAGACGACACCGCAGATCTCCGAGTCAAAGTTCtgatgaggaggagagacagggtccTGTGATGGGGGCACCCACGAGCTGCCCTGCCACACTAGCTCGGGAGTATACAtacccagcccaggcctggggccaCGCAGCACTCACCCTGTCGATGGCTTTGCCCACTCGGGACACGCTGCTGTGAATGTCCTTGTGGTCTGAAGCCAGTTTCTGTACGGTGTCTTTGATCTTGCGGCAGCACTGGGACATCACGAGGGAGAGGGTGGCCGAGACAGGGCTGCCCTGAAGGGCTGCGGGAAAGGCGGTGAGATGGTCAGACGCGGACACGCAGTGCCGAGCGTGTCTCAGCAGCAGCCCTTCGTCGGCAGGAGGGGGCCAGGGAGGGCGTGGCGAGATCCTCCAGGGGCTGTCTGAGCCAGGATCAGGCCAAGCTACAGCCAGGGAGCAGGACCAGGAGCTCCACCCGGGCCACCCGAGTGGGCGACaggaccaccatctgctgccttctcaggcgcaTCCGCCGGAAGCGAAGCAACGAATATGCGAACAGACCCTCTGCTATGgaaggcaggcatcccaagtagcagcttcatttgctgtgccacaacttccaccctggcccatttttttttttttaagaatttatttattagaaaggcagaattatagacagagtatgggtgagagagagagagagagagagacatggagagatatcttccattccgCAAATGGTTTCAAGGGTTTGCTGGGTGAGACTAAAGtcgggagacaggagcttcacccaaatctcccacgtgggtacagggacccaagctctgaGGGCACCTTCCACCACTGCGTTCCAggacacaccagcagggagctagggcagacagagcagttgggacttgactGGTGCCCAAATTGGAcagtggcactgcaggcagcagtctAACCAACAACATCATAATCCTGACCGCCCCCCGCCAACCAGCCCATTTTCCATACGATTTATAGCTGATCAAGTGAGGAAAGTCAGCCATCTCCATTTCctggtttatatatatgtataatttttataaaatatataatacatatatttataaagtttttatgtatattatatatatatatgtggcaaGCATGGTAGTGTAGCACACTTAACCTTCACTTGTGGTGTCAGCATCtgccacgtgggcaccagttctaatcccagcagttgaacttctaatccagctccctgctaatggcctgggcttttctggatccaaaaataaattttaaaaagcttcaagTTGGGCCTGGCACTATGGTTCAGTAcctaaatcctcatctttcatGTACATACAGGGATCctgtacaggtgccagtttgtgtcccggctgctccacttcccatccagctccctgctgtggcctggaaaggcaatggaggatggcccaaagccttgggaccctgcacctgcatgagagacggaagaggctcctggctcatggctttagatTGGGTCAGCACTggacattgcggtcacttggggagtgaatcagcagatggaagatcttcctctctgtctctcctcctatctgtatatatgactttccaataaaaaataaaataaataaatcgtaaaataaaaccaaaatgaacatcggagctgagccaattaaagccaggagcttcttacacatctgtcatgtgggtgcagggaccgagggccttgggccatcctccactgttttccaagaccacaggcagggagctggatgggaagtggagcagctgaacacaaactggtgcccgtaaaggatcccagcacatggaaagcgaggatttagccactaggctaacacgctgggccccacaaataaataaatctttaaaaaagtcttaagattttttttttaatttatttgaaactcagagttacagagataaggacagacagagaacccTTCAAGTCAATGGATtgctcaagcggccacaatggccagaactgggccagtctgaagccaggagccgggaacttcccagctgggtgcaagggcctaaggACTAAgtctatctgctgctttcccaggcgcattagcaggaaccagcctggaagtggaacagctgggactcaaaccagtgcccatatgggcacatTCAGAGGTTAACATACtacgccacagcaccagtcccaaatcagtgattttaagatttattttagtggccagcattgtggcatatggagttaagctgctgcccggAATGTCAGCACCAGCTTCTCCGCTTCCActttggctccctgctaatatgcctgggaaggcagcagaagacgacccaagtgcttgagcccctgcttcTCATGTGGAggccctggatgaagctcctgccttcggcTTGGCACaacctcagccactgtggccatttgatgagtggatcatcagatggaagagtctcCGTGTCTCCTTGTCTGTTAAGTCTTTCAAATTTGACAGTCAAGCTAATAAAGTGTTAATACAGGGGCTGATGTGGTAGTACAGCGCGCTAAGCTTATGTATGCAGCACTGGCAGCTCATACGGGTGTcagcttgagtctcagctgctccacttcccatccatctccctggtaATGAATGCaaacgggaaagcagtggaggatgacccaagtttcTTGGgtcgctgcacccacatgggagactcagaagctcctgatttcagattggctcagctctagccactgtggacaTTCAGGGAGTatgcaggatggaagatctctctttctctttctccttctctgcaaatctgcctttccaatcaatacATCTTATAACGTGGACGTACCCAAAAGCTTACATGTGAGGCAGCATTACTGGTAATCATAGAAGGCACAGAGAACCCAGTTGTTAGATTCCCCAACAGCCAGGAAAGGAACACATCAACCACGTATAGAAAAGAACAGCccaggtgggcccggcggcgtggtctagtggctaaagtcctcgccttgaaagccccgggatcccatatgggcgccggttctaatcccggcagctccactttccatccagctccctgcttgtggcctgggaaagcagtcgaggacggcccagtgcattgggacactgcacccgcgtgggagacccagaagaggttcctggttcccggcttcagattggcgcgtaccggcccgtagtggctcacttggggagtaaatcatcgaatggaagatcttcctctctgtctctcctcctctgtgtatatccggctttccaataataataaaaaaaaatctttaaaaaaaaaaaagaaagaaaacgcaGATGGCCTTGACTGCAGGGCCCCACggtcacaggcttcccttcccctTGTAGCAAAGAGAGTTGTGAAGGAGAGaactacagaggaagaagaggagccaGGAAGAGATGTGCAAGGGAGTTTTAAAGCCCCCTGACAAGGAAGCTGAAGTGGGGGGTTGCTTCGGCCCTTACTTGGTGGGgaatactggtttgtgtccataGCTGGTGCAGCAGTGACCCCGCTGCCTGAGGGACATGCCAGAATTCCGCTGGCCCTTCTGGGTTGCAGCCAGAGGCCGGCTGGAAGCAGACTCTGCCCTCCTCTGGTCACTGCGGCAACCATCACCAATGTCTGTCCACTCACGGATTAACAACAGGTGGTACATCTATACATTGGGATAGTGTTAAatcataaaacagaaacaaagtttTGACACATTCTACAACAGGAATGAACCTTAAAACATCAAGCtaagacccagcacagtagcctagaggctaaagtcctcgtcttaaatgctccaggatcccatacaagcaccaattctaatcccagcagccccgcttcccatccagctccctgcttgtggcctgggaaagcagtcgaggacggcccaaatctttgagaccctgcacccgtgtgggagacctggaagaggttccaggttccaggcttcggatcgggcCAGCTCgggccattttagccatttggggagtgaatcaatggatggaagatcttcctctctgtctctcctcctctctgtatatctgactttccaataaaaataaatctcaaaaaaagaaatcatgctaGTACACAGCCAAGTCCTCCATCAGCCTGTTTGTGTGAAGTGCCCAGAGGATTAAATTAGCAGACAGAAAGTGGATTAGCGGCTGCCAGGAGCTAGGCAGACAGGAAGGCAGCAACTGTCCAAGGGCTGGGTTTCTTGAAGGATGTTGTAATGTTTTATAATTAGACAGCGGCAATGATTATACAACTGTACATATGCTACAAACCAGAGCCGTACacgttattttttcttaaagattttttattagaaaggcagatcagatttacagaaagaaggcaagaCAAAGATGTTCACTTCTCatatgaccacagtggccagagctgagctgatcaaaagcttcttccaggtctcccacacgggtgcagggtcccaaggctttgggccgtcctccaaagctttcccaggccacaagcaggaaactggatgggaagtggacaggaaccagcactcatatgggatgatcagccaattgagccattgtgctgggcccaagagctGTATACTTTAAAAGGGCAAGGTTAATGCTagctcaaaaagaaaaagagacaaaagaacCTGAGGTTTCTGGTTCAAATCCAAGACAATCAGAaactgcacctgcacgggagacgtggaagttcctggctcctggtttcaggtcagctcagctccagccattgcagccatttggggagtgagctaacggatggaagacctttctgtctccacTCTCTATAAAAGCTGTTACAGTGAATGATAAACTATTGAGTAAGGCCCTATGAGACTGAACTGATGgcagatgaagaagaagaaagcatctTTGTTGCAAATGAAGGCCGACTTACACACGCTCAGGCCATCAGGGGGCAGGAAGTCTCCCAGGTGATCACTGAGGCAGGCACCCATCACTGGGTGCTGGCACTCAGGGACCTGCAGTGGAAGGACCGGACAGACCTCACCTTAGCAAAAGGATCAAATAAACACAAGCAACAATGCAACTCACTGATATCACACACCTCCCGGCATGACACATGGACAGGCACACTAACTTCCTGAACACGCCTGGCAAAGAGTGACAACATGAATGCTGAGGGGACATTCAAATCCAAACAGATGTCCACAAAACAGCTGGCGTTACTTCTACAAGAACACCAACATCACGAAAGATGAAGGAAGGTGGGTTAAAAAAATTAGGCTTAGATGGGAGCAACTCACTGTGCATGGCCTTGGGCTGGATTTTGTACTGTAAAATACGGTGTATGAAAATTTCTATacatagcttagtagctaaatcctcaccttgcatgtgcctgggatGCCGTAtcagtgcctgtttgtgtcccagctgctccacttcccatccagctccctgcttgtggcctgggaaagcagtggaggatggcacaaagtcttgggaccccgcacccatgtgagagttccagaagctcctggctcctggctttggccactgcagccagttgaggaataaatcagcagtaaatctgcctctccattttgaaaaaaaaaaaaaaaaggccctgcacggtggcctagcggctaaagtccttgcctt
It encodes the following:
- the RMND5B gene encoding E3 ubiquitin-protein transferase RMND5B, whose product is MEQCACVERELDKVLQKFLTYGQHCEQSLEELLCYVSQLRAELANAALQGSPVSATLSLVMSQCCRKIKDTVQKLASDHKDIHSSVSRVGKAIDRNFDSEICGVVSDAVWDSREQQQQVLQMAIVEHLYQQGMLSVAEELCQESTLSVDLDFKKPFLELNRILEALHEQDLGPALEWAASHRQRLLELNSSLEFKLHRLHFIRLLAGGPEKQLEALSYARHFQPFAQLHQSEIQVMMGSLVYLRLGLEKSPYCHLLDNSHWAEICETFTRDACSLLGLSVESPLSVSFASGCVALPVLMNIKAVIEQRQCSGVWSHKDELPIEIELGMKCWYHSVFACPILRQQTSDSNPPIKLICGHVISRDALNKLINGGKLKCPYCPMEQNPADGKRIIF